The following nucleotide sequence is from Oceanispirochaeta sp. M1.
ATAATGGGCATTCCCGGAATGGCACGCATTATAGCTACATCCTCAATGGCAGAGTGTGACGCCCCCGCTTTTCCGGTAGGGAGTCCACCATAGGCACCATTTAACTTAACGTTTGCTTTGGGCAGAGCTATGGTATTACGAACTTGATCTCCGGCTCTCTTGCTCAGAAATATGGCAAATGTTGATACAAAAGGTATCAAGCCCTGGGTGGAAAGTCCTGCAGCAACTCCAACCATATTGGCTTCTGCAATTCCCATCTGATAAAACCTGTTTGGAAAGGCATCCCTGAAAAGGGCTGTCTGGGTAGAGGCTCCGACATCAGCGTCTAAAACTACCAATTCGGGAATCATATCTCCCAGTTCTACCAGAGTTTCTCCAAATACGACACGGGGCATGATCGAGTCTCCCCTGCTCATAGTTCTCCTTTTCATAATTCCTCCCTGTCCAGACAACCAAGTTCCGTTAGGGCCTGTTTCAATTCTTCTTTATTGGGTGCTTTTCCATGCCATTCAAATGTATCTTCCATAAAACTGACACCCTTACCTTTGGTCGTATGTGCCAGCAGGACTACCGGACCCTTACGGCTCATATCCACAGCCTGAAGCAGAGTCTTGAGAACCTTTTCCATACTATTTCCATCACACTGTAGTACAGACCAGTTGAAGGCCTTCCATTTTTGATCAAGGGGTTCCAAGTCGAGGGTATCCGCTGTTTTGGCTGCAAGTTGAACTTTGTTGTAGTCAACAATAGCAATAATATTTTTCACATTGTGGGCACCGGCATACATGGCTGCCTCCCAGACCTGACCTTCCTGGCTTTCTCCATCACCCATTAGAACAAAGGTGTTGAAATGCCTGCCTGCAGCCTGTCCTCCAAGAGCCATTCCTATGCCGATAGACAGGCCCTGTCCAAGAGAACCTGAAGAGTAATCTACTCCCGGGCATTTATTCATATCCGGATGTGCCTGAAGTCTTGAACCCATCTGATCAAAGGTCTTAAGCTCTGATTCAGGAAAATAACCGCGTCTTGCCAGAGCCGAGTAATACCCCGGTGTGGTATGCCCTTTGGATAATATGAAACGATCCCTCTCTTCCTTTGCAGGATCATCTGGATCAATATTCATAATATGAAAATAGAGGCAGCTGAGGATTTCCACCATTGAGAGGGAGCCCCCCGTATGGCCGACACCGGCATTATGAGTCGTCTTTAAGATAAGATACCTCAGATCCACTGCCAGGCTTTCAAGTTCAGATATCAATTTATTATCCATCAGAGGATTCTCCCCTTTTCCTTTAATTCATCAATAGTCAGACCCTTGCGGCCCTTTGCCTCCTGAATCTCTCTTTTTCTTCTTTCTGAGGCATAGAGTTCCGGATCCGGCTGTTCCAGTTCATCCAGATAGACTTCTCTGCGTTCCTGAGAAGATTTAATAATGGCCAGAGCGATCTTTAAAATCTCACGGGCTTCATGCCCTGTTAAGAGTGGAGCCTCCCGTCCTTTAATGGCGGAAATAAAATTGTAAGTAGCATTTCTGAAACCCGCAGACCAGTCAGATTCAATATCTTCATAATGATTCCATTTTGTTCCATTAAAATGACTGAGAGCAGGACCTTTACGGAGCTGGCCTGTGGCTCTGTTGACCAGGATGATTCCTTTAGAACCGGTAATCTCAAACCACTCATCATTGGCATAGTAGTCAGAGGGCATGTTCATATCCCAGCAATGGGTATAATCACAGCTGCCGTATTTTATGCCATCCTTGTATTTCCAGATTATATTTGCAGGACAGTCCACTATGCCATCCGCCGAATCGATCCAGGCTGACACCCGGTCAATATCGCCCATGAGGTACCAGGCGACACACCACATATGATGTCCGTGATCGAAGGTCTGCATGCCCCGGCCCTCAATGTTTTCCTGCATCCTCCATTCCCATGATTTGGGATCAATATCCCATCCTCCTGAAGAACC
It contains:
- a CDS encoding transketolase — encoded protein: MDNKLISELESLAVDLRYLILKTTHNAGVGHTGGSLSMVEILSCLYFHIMNIDPDDPAKEERDRFILSKGHTTPGYYSALARRGYFPESELKTFDQMGSRLQAHPDMNKCPGVDYSSGSLGQGLSIGIGMALGGQAAGRHFNTFVLMGDGESQEGQVWEAAMYAGAHNVKNIIAIVDYNKVQLAAKTADTLDLEPLDQKWKAFNWSVLQCDGNSMEKVLKTLLQAVDMSRKGPVVLLAHTTKGKGVSFMEDTFEWHGKAPNKEELKQALTELGCLDREEL
- a CDS encoding Gfo/Idh/MocA family protein produces the protein MEKINVGFIGLGRISDLHALGYKDNKEARIYAVSTRTEETGLAKKNEWGAEKFYRDYREMIADPAIDAIEILTPQKLHETMVLEAAAAGKHIMVQKPMTISLDSADRMLAAVADIDRVYKVIENYIFYPPLQKAKELIDSGAIGEPINMRIKFISGSSGGWDIDPKSWEWRMQENIEGRGMQTFDHGHHMWCVAWYLMGDIDRVSAWIDSADGIVDCPANIIWKYKDGIKYGSCDYTHCWDMNMPSDYYANDEWFEITGSKGIILVNRATGQLRKGPALSHFNGTKWNHYEDIESDWSAGFRNATYNFISAIKGREAPLLTGHEAREILKIALAIIKSSQERREVYLDELEQPDPELYASERRKREIQEAKGRKGLTIDELKEKGRIL